A single genomic interval of Pelagerythrobacter marensis harbors:
- a CDS encoding DUF1761 domain-containing protein — protein sequence MGPVNWIGVILATLAAGLLALGWFGPIFGMAKAREVAAGKIAVRRRPEQVVAITGSLLFVSAAMMGHMFARVGGAALAEKPWLYFMMSGGLAGAFVIPALLISYSHIRVPTRVALIDAGYWLAAYLAMGGVFWLLG from the coding sequence TTGGGTCCGGTAAACTGGATTGGAGTGATCCTGGCGACGCTGGCCGCCGGCCTGCTCGCGCTCGGCTGGTTCGGGCCGATCTTCGGAATGGCCAAGGCGCGCGAGGTCGCCGCCGGCAAGATCGCGGTGCGGCGCCGGCCGGAACAGGTGGTGGCGATCACGGGCAGTCTCCTGTTCGTCAGCGCGGCGATGATGGGACACATGTTCGCCCGCGTCGGCGGCGCCGCGCTGGCGGAAAAGCCGTGGCTCTATTTCATGATGTCGGGCGGGCTGGCCGGCGCATTCGTCATCCCCGCTCTGCTGATCAGCTACAGCCATATCCGGGTCCCCACGCGAGTCGCGCTGATCGACGCGGGGTACTGGCTGGCCGCCTATCTGGCGATGGGCGGCGTGTTCTGGCTGCTGGGCTGA
- a CDS encoding potassium channel family protein — protein sequence MDRGRRRRTSRTGRFQPLRRALKVPVWADLFIRIGLALSLVFIVIMIHWWDREGLVDNLDGEVSFLDVVYFTMISITTTGFGDIAPISDRARLVEAVIVTPIRFAVIFIFVGAAYHFIIRRSWEKWRMARIQEKLSGHVVVLGFGISGSEAVSELIERGTDPREIVVMDTREERLAEAEALGCNVMAADATRDESLMAVRITEAQTVLVSAGRDDASILIVLTVRHLAPKIPISVVVRAADNELLARQAGANNVINPVRFTGLLLAGSAQGTHIAEYMADLASVTGRVHLVERAVLPEEVGQPLDRLATGGRGLRIYRDGGARGFWEDEAGTLQAGDIIVEIRPTANGES from the coding sequence ATGGACCGGGGCCGGCGGCGGCGCACGAGCCGCACCGGGCGGTTCCAGCCCCTCCGGCGCGCGCTCAAGGTTCCCGTGTGGGCCGACCTGTTCATTCGCATCGGCCTGGCGCTCTCGCTCGTATTCATCGTGATCATGATCCACTGGTGGGATCGCGAGGGGCTGGTCGACAATCTCGACGGCGAGGTTTCCTTCCTCGACGTCGTCTATTTCACGATGATTTCCATCACCACGACCGGTTTCGGCGATATCGCCCCGATCAGCGATCGCGCCCGGCTGGTCGAGGCGGTGATCGTCACCCCGATCCGCTTCGCCGTGATTTTCATCTTCGTCGGCGCGGCGTATCATTTCATCATCAGGCGCAGTTGGGAGAAATGGCGCATGGCCCGCATTCAGGAAAAACTGTCCGGCCACGTCGTGGTTCTCGGCTTCGGCATCTCCGGCTCGGAAGCCGTCAGCGAACTGATCGAACGCGGCACCGACCCGCGCGAAATCGTGGTCATGGATACCCGCGAAGAGCGCCTGGCCGAAGCCGAAGCGCTCGGCTGCAACGTCATGGCGGCCGACGCGACCCGCGACGAAAGCCTGATGGCGGTGCGCATTACCGAGGCGCAGACCGTGCTGGTTTCGGCGGGACGCGACGATGCCTCGATCCTGATCGTGCTGACCGTGCGCCATTTGGCGCCGAAGATTCCCATCAGCGTGGTCGTGCGCGCCGCGGACAACGAGCTGCTTGCGCGCCAGGCGGGCGCCAACAACGTGATCAACCCCGTGCGCTTCACCGGGCTGCTGCTGGCCGGCAGCGCGCAGGGCACGCATATCGCCGAATACATGGCCGATCTCGCGTCGGTTACCGGGCGGGTTCACCTGGTCGAACGCGCCGTCCTGCCCGAGGAAGTCGGTCAACCGCTCGATCGGCTGGCGACGGGCGGCCGGGGTCTGCGGATCTACCGCGACGGCGGCGCCCGCGGCTTCTGGGAAGACGAGGCAGGCACGCTGCAGGCGGGCGACATCATCGTCGAAATCCGCCCGACCGCCAACGGCGAGAGCTAG
- a CDS encoding DUF1761 domain-containing protein, with protein sequence MLFEVNWLAVVLAALAGFVVGGIWYGPIMGKRWMGAVGITEEEIKQSNMLLIYGGAFAFALLASWTLAHTFATYAQDLSVFIKVLTAFGVALGFIVPAIGTNYLFSQKSKVLFFIDAGYWLLFYIAMGLVHAYLP encoded by the coding sequence ATGCTGTTCGAAGTCAACTGGCTGGCAGTGGTGCTGGCGGCGCTTGCGGGATTCGTCGTCGGCGGAATCTGGTACGGCCCGATCATGGGCAAGCGCTGGATGGGCGCGGTCGGGATTACCGAGGAAGAGATAAAGCAGAGCAACATGCTGCTGATCTATGGCGGCGCGTTCGCCTTTGCGCTGCTGGCGAGCTGGACCCTGGCGCACACCTTCGCGACTTATGCGCAGGACCTGTCGGTCTTCATCAAGGTGCTGACCGCCTTCGGCGTGGCGCTGGGCTTCATCGTTCCCGCGATCGGGACGAACTATCTGTTCTCGCAGAAATCGAAGGTGCTGTTCTTCATCGACGCGGGATACTGGCTGCTGTTCTATATCGCGATGGGCCTCGTTCACGCCTATCTGCCCTGA